A single Marinobacter sp. es.042 DNA region contains:
- a CDS encoding Txe/YoeB family addiction module toxin, with the protein MTWKLVYTKQAQKDATKLASSGLKPKARELLALIAEDPYRKPPPFEKLIGDLAGAYSRRINIQHRLVYQVLEEERVVKVLRLWSHYE; encoded by the coding sequence GTGACATGGAAGTTGGTTTACACCAAGCAAGCCCAGAAAGATGCAACAAAGCTGGCCTCCAGCGGTCTCAAACCAAAAGCCCGGGAATTGTTGGCGCTTATAGCAGAAGATCCATACCGCAAGCCCCCTCCGTTTGAGAAGCTCATAGGTGATCTTGCTGGTGCCTATTCACGCCGTATCAATATTCAGCATCGGCTGGTTTACCAAGTGCTCGAGGAAGAGCGTGTGGTGAAAGTCCTCAGGCTCTGGAGCCACTACGAATAG
- a CDS encoding type II toxin-antitoxin system Phd/YefM family antitoxin, giving the protein MTGITATEARSNLYRLIDETAESHQPIVIMGKRNKAVLVSEEDWSAIQETLYLLSVPGMRESIREGMDTPVKECDEELDW; this is encoded by the coding sequence ATGACCGGAATCACAGCAACTGAGGCACGCAGCAACCTATATCGGTTGATCGACGAGACCGCCGAGTCGCACCAACCAATCGTTATCATGGGGAAGCGGAATAAAGCAGTTCTGGTGTCCGAGGAAGACTGGTCTGCAATTCAGGAAACACTTTACCTGCTTTCCGTGCCAGGTATGCGAGAGTCTATTCGCGAGGGGATGGATACCCCCGTTAAGGAATGCGATGAGGAGCTGGACTGGTGA